Part of the Geodermatophilus obscurus DSM 43160 genome is shown below.
ACCCGACCTCCGGGCTGCGGGCGGTCATCGCCATCCACTCCACGGCGCTGGGGCCGGCGCTCGGGGGCACCCGCTTCTACCCGTACGCGAGCGAGGACGCCGCGGTCGCCGACGCCCTCGCGCTGTCCCGGGCGATGTCCTACAAGAACAGCCTGGCCGGCCTGGACCTGGGCGGCGGCAAGGCCGTCATCATCGGCGACCCGCACACCGACAAGACCGAGGCGCTGCTGCGCGCCTACGGCCGCTTCGTCGAGTCCCTGGGCGGGCGCTACCTGACCGCCTGCGACGTCGGCACCTACAACGCCGACCTCGACGTCGTCGCCCGGGAGACCCGCTTCGCACACGGCCGGTCGCTGGCGTACGGCGGCTGCGGGGACTCCTCCGTGCTCACCGCGTTCGGCGTGTTCCAGGGGATGCGTGCGGCCGCGCAGCACCGCTGGGGCAAGCCGTCGCTGGCCGGGCGCACCGTCGGTGTCGCCGGGGTCGGCAAGGTCGGCAGCTGGCTGGTCGACCGGCTGGTGGAGGACGGCGCCGACGTGGTGGTCACCGACGTCGACGCGGGTGCGGTGGAGCGGGTGCTGGCCCGCCACCCGGCCGTCGACTCGGTCGCCGACACCGCGACGCTGGTCCGGACCCCCACCGACGTCTACGCCCCCTGCGCGCTCGGCCGGGCGCTGGACGACGAGACGGTGGGGGTGCTGGAGGCCGAGATCGTCTGCGGCGGGGCCAACAACCAGCTCGCGCACGAGGGGATCGCCGCCGAGCTCATGCGCCGCGGGGTCCTCTACGCGCCGGACTACCTGGTCAACGCCGGCGGGGTGATCCAGGTCGAGGACGAGCGGCACGGGTTCTCCTTCGACCGCGCCGAGGCCCGGGCGGCCGGCATCTTCGACGTCGCGCTGCGGGTCTTCCGGGCCGCGGACGCCGACGGCGTCTCCCCCGCCGTGGCCGCCGACCGGCTGGCCGAGGAGCGGATGGCGTCGGTCGGCCGGCTGGCCACCATCCGGCTCCCGCGCGGCCGGTGAAGCGGCAGTCGGCCACCGCAGATCACGGCGTCCCGACCTCCACCGTGGACTCCTCGGCGGCAGCACGTGGGGCGGGAGTCCCAGCCGCACCCGTCGGAGCCGACCCGGCCGGGGTGGTCGGGTGCTCCTCGTGCCCCGTCGGAGCCGACCCGGCCGCCGGCGCGTCGGGCTCCGCCGGCAGCGGCAATGTCCCCCGCGCATCCGCACCCGAGAACGGCCGCACCTCGTCGGTCACGTCCTGGCACGACCGGCCCGCGTTCAGACACCCCTCCACCAACGTCTCCATCTCCCCCGGGTCCCACGCCAGGATCGCGTCCGCGTGCAACCCGTACGGCGACAGCCCGCCCTCGAACCCCATCCCCTCGTACGTCGCCCCCTCCGGGTAGGAGGATTCCAGCGACAGCTGCGGGATCGCCACCGGGTGCGACGCCGGGCACTCGCCGCCCCGCGGATACGCCA
Proteins encoded:
- a CDS encoding Leu/Phe/Val dehydrogenase yields the protein MDVLGSGHEQVVFCSDPTSGLRAVIAIHSTALGPALGGTRFYPYASEDAAVADALALSRAMSYKNSLAGLDLGGGKAVIIGDPHTDKTEALLRAYGRFVESLGGRYLTACDVGTYNADLDVVARETRFAHGRSLAYGGCGDSSVLTAFGVFQGMRAAAQHRWGKPSLAGRTVGVAGVGKVGSWLVDRLVEDGADVVVTDVDAGAVERVLARHPAVDSVADTATLVRTPTDVYAPCALGRALDDETVGVLEAEIVCGGANNQLAHEGIAAELMRRGVLYAPDYLVNAGGVIQVEDERHGFSFDRAEARAAGIFDVALRVFRAADADGVSPAVAADRLAEERMASVGRLATIRLPRGR